The following proteins are co-located in the Leptospira hartskeerlii genome:
- a CDS encoding DUF2062 domain-containing protein, with amino-acid sequence MTKLENQESKPSFLAKTRVRILEELKTGTSPAKIALSLAIGGAIGIFPLIGTTMALCAFLGFILRLNPVAIQIANYAMYPFQVFLIIPFLKLGAYLSGKELDLTWAYKLVEGDSSGVLEGLSHSAGYAVLGWTCMVPIPAGASYFLLLILVKKANQIVRK; translated from the coding sequence GTGACAAAATTAGAAAACCAAGAATCGAAACCTTCCTTTTTAGCTAAAACAAGAGTAAGGATCCTAGAAGAATTGAAAACTGGAACTAGTCCGGCAAAGATCGCATTATCTTTGGCAATTGGCGGAGCGATTGGGATCTTTCCTTTGATTGGGACCACAATGGCGTTGTGCGCCTTTTTAGGTTTTATTCTAAGACTAAACCCGGTCGCCATTCAAATCGCAAATTATGCGATGTATCCATTTCAAGTTTTTCTAATTATCCCTTTTTTAAAATTAGGAGCTTATTTGTCAGGTAAGGAACTGGATCTAACTTGGGCATATAAGCTTGTAGAAGGAGATAGTTCTGGGGTTTTGGAAGGTCTTTCTCATTCTGCAGGGTATGCTGTTCTGGGTTGGACCTGCATGGTGCCAATTCCTGCGGGGGCTTCCTATTTTCTATTATTGATCCTGGTTAAAAAAGCAAATCAAATCGTTCGCAAATAA
- a CDS encoding DUF1295 domain-containing protein produces the protein MYEKAVSLMFSAWVVVFFLMSLLWLIGKLIRNYSIVDVGWGLCISTIAIVYFILGDAFSVRKAIFAFMATVWGWRLSYFIFTTRVLTGHEDARYTEFRKDYGDQVDRKFFINVFQFQGILGTILSLPFLFPALNPSVQTHPLELIGLCVFMIGLWGESVADFQLAEFKLDPANKGKVCDIGLWRYSRHPNYFFEWVIWISFGLVSLASPWGWIGLISPLIMFILLTKITGIPLNEIGQLRSKGNLYLEYKSRTSAFFPWFPKK, from the coding sequence ATGTATGAAAAAGCCGTGTCCTTGATGTTCAGCGCCTGGGTAGTCGTATTCTTTTTGATGAGCCTTCTTTGGTTGATCGGTAAACTGATCAGAAATTATTCGATTGTAGATGTGGGATGGGGGCTTTGTATCTCTACAATTGCAATCGTATATTTTATATTAGGCGATGCTTTTTCGGTGAGAAAAGCTATATTTGCATTTATGGCAACTGTATGGGGTTGGAGACTTTCTTACTTTATATTCACTACAAGAGTTTTGACCGGACATGAAGATGCAAGATATACCGAATTCAGGAAAGATTATGGAGATCAAGTAGATCGGAAATTTTTCATTAATGTATTCCAGTTCCAAGGAATTCTCGGAACGATCTTAAGCCTTCCTTTTCTCTTTCCCGCATTAAATCCCTCCGTACAAACTCATCCATTGGAACTGATCGGACTTTGTGTTTTTATGATAGGGTTATGGGGAGAATCGGTAGCTGATTTCCAATTGGCGGAATTTAAATTAGATCCTGCCAATAAAGGAAAGGTCTGTGATATAGGTCTTTGGAGATATAGCAGGCATCCAAATTATTTTTTTGAATGGGTGATTTGGATCTCTTTCGGTCTAGTTTCTCTTGCTTCCCCATGGGGATGGATCGGTCTTATCTCTCCGTTGATCATGTTTATTCTTTTAACTAAGATTACGGGCATTCCTTTGAATGAGATCGGACAATTAAGATCCAAAGGAAATCTGTATTTGGAATACAAATCCAGGACAAGTGCGTTTTTCCCTTGGTTTCCCAAAAAATAA
- a CDS encoding SAM-dependent methyltransferase: protein MGLIYTLMEKDIFPDWLIRLRIRQLLRLRLRMEDRGSLEKNQEHLIEYVNGLKQSPIAIDTQAANEQHYEVPSSFFKLVMGKYMKYSSGYWTSPHVGIDESESTMLDLTCKRAELENGMNVLDLGCGWGSISLYIAEKYPKCKVTGVSNSKSQKKFIDSQAKKRGLKNLNIITADMNVFKTSLKFDRIISVEMLEHMKNYEVLFEKLANFLKPKGKFFVHIFTHKKFAYPFEVIDDTDWMAKYFFTGGQMPSHDLFLYFQKDFQIRNQWVVNGKNYALTSEAWLSNMYKNKKEVLQILGETYGKDQAVKWFVYWKTFFMACAELWKYKNGEEWIVSHYLFDKR, encoded by the coding sequence ATGGGCCTGATCTACACTCTAATGGAAAAAGATATTTTCCCGGATTGGTTGATCCGACTTAGGATACGACAACTATTACGGCTCAGGCTTCGTATGGAAGATAGAGGGAGCCTGGAGAAGAATCAGGAACATTTAATCGAATATGTAAATGGCCTGAAACAATCTCCCATTGCGATCGATACCCAAGCCGCAAATGAGCAACATTACGAGGTGCCTTCCTCTTTTTTCAAATTGGTGATGGGAAAATATATGAAGTACAGCTCGGGCTACTGGACTTCTCCTCATGTAGGAATTGACGAATCCGAAAGTACAATGCTGGATTTGACCTGCAAAAGAGCGGAACTCGAAAATGGGATGAACGTTTTGGACCTAGGTTGCGGTTGGGGATCTATTTCTCTTTATATAGCGGAGAAGTATCCGAAATGTAAAGTGACAGGGGTATCCAATTCTAAGAGTCAAAAGAAGTTCATAGATTCGCAGGCCAAGAAAAGAGGTTTAAAAAACCTGAATATTATTACCGCTGATATGAATGTATTCAAAACAAGTTTGAAATTCGATCGTATCATCTCCGTAGAAATGTTAGAACATATGAAAAACTACGAAGTATTATTCGAAAAGCTGGCAAACTTTTTGAAACCGAAAGGAAAATTTTTCGTACATATATTCACACACAAAAAATTCGCATACCCCTTCGAAGTTATAGATGATACTGATTGGATGGCAAAATACTTTTTTACGGGAGGTCAGATGCCTTCTCATGACCTGTTCTTGTATTTCCAAAAAGATTTTCAGATCCGTAACCAGTGGGTGGTAAACGGTAAAAATTACGCACTTACTTCGGAAGCTTGGCTTTCCAATATGTATAAGAACAAAAAAGAGGTCCTACAAATTCTAGGAGAAACCTACGGCAAAGACCAGGCAGTGAAATGGTTTGTTTATTGGAAAACTTTCTTCATGGCATGTGCAGAACTTTGGAAATACAAAAACGGAGAAGAATGGATCGTATCTCATTATCTTTTCGATAAAAGATAG
- a CDS encoding TetR/AcrR family transcriptional regulator, whose product MKNSQEKNSYHHGDLKRALLDASIKILKEEGYKALSLRKAATLAGVSQSAPYRHYPDLESLYADIAEEGFKILAERQKRLRAKYKKRPLLLFRESGVSYVEFALENPDLFRIMYGNQIESHLKYDSLIKTEDETFQIIVEIIRDCQKAGLIPEGNTEKAATSAWTMAHGVAVLLSGQQMMFRNIELKQARKITKDLIQFLYTGLKA is encoded by the coding sequence ATGAAAAATTCCCAAGAAAAAAATTCATACCACCACGGAGATCTAAAAAGGGCTTTATTAGATGCCTCCATAAAGATCTTAAAAGAAGAAGGTTATAAGGCCCTAAGCCTCAGAAAAGCCGCAACCCTGGCCGGAGTCAGCCAATCTGCACCCTATAGACATTATCCGGATTTAGAATCTTTATACGCAGACATCGCAGAAGAAGGATTTAAGATCTTAGCGGAAAGACAAAAAAGACTAAGAGCAAAATACAAAAAAAGACCATTACTCCTCTTCCGGGAATCCGGAGTTTCTTACGTGGAATTCGCATTAGAAAACCCTGATCTATTTCGGATCATGTATGGAAATCAGATTGAAAGCCATTTAAAATACGATTCTCTCATCAAAACGGAAGACGAAACATTTCAGATCATAGTGGAGATCATCAGAGATTGCCAAAAAGCAGGTTTGATCCCGGAAGGAAATACGGAAAAAGCGGCGACCTCCGCTTGGACAATGGCACATGGAGTTGCAGTATTATTATCCGGCCAACAGATGATGTTCAGAAATATCGAATTAAAACAGGCAAGAAAGATCACTAAGGACTTAATCCAATTCTTATACACAGGACTGAAAGCCTGA